The DNA region TCTTATgacctatgtcaaatatattctgcttgttttccttaaactatgatgtAAGTGCTATTCATTTtacattgggtgtgttagagtaatacaaacagtcaaacagtaaatacgagaaaagatactattcccttcacccTATTCTGACCCTCTGAAACATAGGGCGATcgacccgatttccgatcacatggTCGGATCGTGACATCCCTAGGTTCCCACCCAGTGGTAACAATTTTCTTGAATGTGATTTAATTGCCAGGACTATATTCTTTAACAGTCCTCTTCCACCACtgtattttcttatttttaaaatctttgaTGGTTTTATATTAGATTTTCAAAATCAGTGCATTAAAGAGGCCCAGAATGCCTTTCTACAAGCTGTTCTTGTTTACCTTTTTAGCTTGATTCAACCCATATTATTGAAAATCCAACTTAAAAATGGGATAACACTTTGCTCTGATTGGCCATTGGCGAAATTTGGGCGTTTGCTATGTACTAACtgcattttaatcatttgatgtGGGCTGGTATGAGTTTTCCCTTTAAAAGCTCATGAAATATCTGTGAATTTGATCTAAAAGTTTACATAATAAAATAGTGCAAATTTTAAAGTGTTTTCTCGAGAATTGTTTAGAAGTGCTTTTCCaatataaaaaacataaaaattaaaattaatttaaataataatagtaattaatGTGTAAATGCTTGCTCGGCAGTATATTGTGTGAgaataaagtatttaaaaatgtgtaattGCAACCAGATGGACTAAACTAAAGATTTATGTTGCTTGTGGGTAGAGCCGGgcggtataccgaaaatttacagttaccgaaattcttcacaatgaccgacgtaattttgaccatatcggtaaatttggaaatttaagaAAACAAGAAACtacagtcttttcatcccgctttgactctgggttgttcggctatgttcattcccctttaagaaagcagtcagtgttcttacgtatgaagtcacctggttatcaggaaatcaaacaaacagaagcccacagtggcgcctccagaattttttcataggggtggccagatgggtccacttaaaatcttggggtggcacacctaaGCTGAAAGCCATAAttttaggttttcattatattattgcagtaaaaaggtcaggggaaaactatcagaaagacttaaggacacggctactgatatactttagtgtattgtgtaatatttgagttTACTAATGATGATAAGCAGGGTGGCCAgttgggtggccaacaaatttatagggggggtcgtggccacccctggtggCACCACTGGAAGCccagtaggctaacgctagcggctaatgctacaagcagaCGCGATGGAGTCAGGCTCAaaggagcttcgccaaactttcacccaacaTTAAGTCGACTCTTGTCGGTCTCCAgatgggctttcacccgctgtcctccctgattCTCATGATTTCAGGAGAGCGTGCTTTTGGtagtttctactggtagccaggctacagGTGTGATGGAGTctaatagcggctctaaccttgttgaaacggctgaacttaatgagtggagtgGGTACGGACTGCATCTGACAATCAGTATGtctcgttattttgtatctgattGTGCGTGTGATTTCTGTGATAgtttttatgatggtaaagcattcagcataaagtatattaCAAGAAAtgtttatatacttaatgtttagactgcatgtacaattgttaaattgaaagttgGTAAATAAAGCAACGAGAAACGGTTCATTtgaatttcatgcattgattcagattttcaaattatataacggtctacttgggcaaatttatcgttatttatcgttatcgaccaCCTATTTGTGGGCCATGGTTTTCCCCCAACCTGTTTCAGAGTATTCTTTTCTTGAAACACGAGTCAAAAATTTAAAACAGATCAACTGTTGTATTAAGCTTTGAGCATTTGAAGTCATCACACCTCAATTTATCCGTCTGTGTTTGTGCACAGTCCAGAGTGAGTCGGGGTGCGCCAACGTGGTGTCAGCGGCACCGTGCCAGTCGGACCCTCAGCAATATGAGTCGCAGTACGCAAGGCTGCGCTGTTTCTTGTCAGGTAGGCCGTCTCACGTTCTTGCCACACCACATTCCACACGCTTTCTGTATGCACAATACACTTAGCGAATGCTTTTTACCAGACTGAGTTGAACTACGTGTTATCATAATGTTGCCAAAGTGGATGTAGGTTGTTTTTAGGATAaacatcccccccaaaaaattcccAAAACTtctgttttacactttctccatccaaaacaatagtggagctggagtaacattactcatcaaaatccctcaaaaaagacaatttagaaATGCCGCATACATCTGCCAACATTacaacatgggaggacaacatgttgccAAAATGGATTTAGGTTGTCTTTAAGATAtatatcacaaaaaaaaaaaatacccaaaCAAATATTAAGAATTAGAAATAAAGGTGGGATGAACGACTCTTTGTTTTCTGATGAAAATTGTGAACTCGGACAAAAAAGTCCTGTTATTTGTTTTCCAGGATGACCTCAATAAAGGAAAATGATATCACAAGTTGAGCTTTTAATGGTTGTCTTGCAGAAGTAGACATCTCATGGGCGAAAGAAGTGAGCGTGATCCTCTACCCGCTCTTCGTCTACCTCCATCTGGACATGGTGCGATGCGGCCTAAAGTCGGCGGTGGACGGCTTCTACGCACGATTCCATGCCGCCTTCTTGCAGGATGGCGAACAGCGCGCGACTGTGGAGCAGCTGCGCCATGTGCTCAGCGCTCAGGACGTGGCGGCAAGCCCGCGGCTCACCGCCTTCCTACAGCACAAATACGTGGTGCGTCTAACCGAGGGCGCCCACGGCTATCTGCTACGTTACCTTCAAAGCGATGACAACGCTACCATCTGCAGGGTACTCGTTGCACACTTGCAGCTAGAGGTAAGCATGGAAATCTATTTGATTTATACTTTccgtaaccctttatagggccctCATTTaagtcattagctgccattgacagtggtaCACTTAAATGAATATAGTGGAAAAACTGGATTGTGAGGGAAGAAATGTCTTTTGATACAGTGGATGTCACGTCATGTTTCAGCTATAAAAAAACGACTTTCAACAGGTAAGCGCCTCTAGGCGAACTGACTACCAACTTTACGGGACGGCAGGCGGATCCACCCCATCCACCGGTGCCCTTAACTCCACCTGGGTGGGAGCTGATGTCTGCGAGGGCAGCGAAACTGCCGCTTCGGACGCAGATCCAGCTAGCGCCCCGCAGAGCGAGGCGGCCCTGGAGGCGTTGCGCGACTGTATCAAGAAAGTTCGCGAGGGGCCGCCGTCCCTCACCACCGTGTGCTTCTACGCCTTCCAGCACACAGAGCAGCTGCTCAACACGGCGGAGGTGTCGCCCGACAGCCGCCTGCTAGCCGCCGGATTCGACAACTCTGCCGTTAAGTTGTGGAGCCTCCACGCACGTAAACTCAAGGCCAAGCCACACGTGACTGATGTGTCGCAAGTGCGCTTGGCTTGCGACGTCTTGGAGGAGCAAGTGAGTACTTCCCACACACtgttgttattgaaaattaaattaaCTAGTTTTTACAGGCTGATGGCCTGTCAAGTCACCACTCAGGTTGTTGTAACTTTGAAGTCCTACTTCTTAATCATTCATGAACTGATTGTCTTGAAAATTGCTAGCTAAGTAGAATGGGCCCATATCTAACGATCCACAGAGCacaattctttatttttatcAGGGCTTATTAATTGCGGAATCATAGTTAgaagttagccagtagaggggagCCTTCTGAACTTTAGGAATTTGCCAGTAGAGGGAACGTGTGCACAATACatggacttattgttgcctgtttTGCCTGTAGTTTATGAGTTAGCCACGTAGCCTGTAGTTGCACATATGTGCTTATTAAATAAATCTTATATTTAAAAAACTGTATATCGACTAATCATTTAATACATTACAAAATactaaatatttatgtaaaattgtttatttagctttttatcacttgaaATAAAATGACTCCTAAAACCCGCCCATGTCCTGCCCACCCAACCCAAGTTTGATAGCCCAAATAGaagttgacattttttttatttcaaaaaacatttaaataattaaatacaaatttaaataactgttgaaataaatacataaacgtTGAAATGAATGACTAAATATTGTATTAAATTGATGAATattagcatatagacatattgttctatcaaacacaacagttgttttggcctaaaatacagcagtttattttaaagaggagtgcaagagcagaaactgctttttcagtcttgtctgtgttttccgccatatataaataaaataaccacactaatcaaataaaatgtggaaaaaagttttttaccaATATATTTCCCAAAAGTACATTATTTGATATAAAGCGCTGAAAATATATGAAACTGCTTATTTGATTATGTATTGATTACCTTGATAATATTTTGGGATTGTGTATGGTGGTCTGCTGTCCTTGTTTTGACTTTTTGGCATCATGCGCACTTATAGATGGACGAGGAGGAGGCGTCGGGCAGCGAGATAAAGATGCTACGCGGACACAGCGGCCCCGTATTCCGGACCGCCTTCCTGACGGATAGCTCCGGCCTGCTCTCATGCTCGGAGGACACAAGCATACGCTACTGGGACTTGGGCAGTTTTACAAACACGGCTCTCTACCAAGGCCACGCCTACCCGGTTTGGGACGTGGACGTCAGTCCGTGTAGCCTGTACTTCGCTAGCGGCTCCCACGACCGAACCGCCCGCCTCTGGACCTTCTCGCGCACATACCCGTTGCGCCTCTACGCCGGGCACCTTGCGGATGTGGACTGCGTCAAGTTCCACCCCAACTCCAACTACCTGGCCACAGGCTCTAGCGACAAGACAGTGCGGCTGTGGAGCACGCAACAGGGAGCGTCGGTGCGCCTCTTCACCGGCCACCGGGGACCCGTCCTAGCGTTGGCCTTCTCACCCAATGGCAAGTACTTAGCGTCGGGCGGCGAGGACCAGCGTGTTAAACTGTGGGACCTGGCCTCAGGGACACTCTTCAAGGACCTACGGGGCCACACGGACAGCGTCACCGGCCTGTCCTTTAGCCCGGACAGCAGCCTAGTGGCGTCCTCGTCCACCGACAACTCTGTACGGGTGTGGGACGTTCGAAACTCCCACGGTGCCACGCCGCCTGACGGCTCGTCTGCCGAGCTGGTGGGCTCGTACACGGGAAACACTAGCAACGTTCTCAACGTGCAATTCATGGCATGTAATCTGCTGCTGGTGACGGGCACCGCGCAGGATAAAACGGAAGCATAGCCTGGTGGATGATCTTGTTGGACCAGGCGAGGGAAAAAACAACCAATTATGAGATGCGGACACTTAAATGGTGTGGGACATCCTTGCCAGTTCATTTACTTGTTTACTAAGGGAAAAATAATTAGAAGTAAACATGAGCTTTGCTATGCGGTGTTTAACATCCTTGCAAAGCAGCACAATATACATTCTCTTGGATGGTTAGGATGTTCACGTGagtcaagggaaaaaaatatttgtcaaaaaaaagtacaagacTTTTCATGGATAGTTAAGTGTGAATACCAACAAGTGGATGCACAGGatcaccctttatagggcaagttaaTGTCCACATAAGTGGGCATCACATTTTGAGTCATTGAGGCCACATCATTACCAATTGCTATATAAGTGTGGCCTCCTTGACCCAAAATGTTATGTTCACATATGGACGCAAGGTCTCAgttaaaatgatatatttttgtttcatattttatAAGACAAAACTAATACAGTtaagattatttaaaaaaaacaaaacaaaaaaaacagtctgACTATGTCCCCAAGCAACactatagttgttttttttttgttttcactcAAGGTATTTAACATTTTGCcagcattgacaacgatagatgtcTAATTTGTTTAAACTGGGAGGTCACTGCTCATCTTTCAATGCCACTGATGACGCTTGACGTTCAATTCATTTGGATTCCCAttccaaatggattgaatgtcaaGCGCAAGCAAGCAAATGATCACTGaagtcctcccagtcaaaatggattacatGTCTAGCGCTATCAATGGCACCCAATGACTTgaatgccctataaagggttaaatgtgCCTTCTGCCGTCTAGTTATTCTGTCACTGGCATATTGAAAGACAAGAGCTACATTATTTGTAGTCAATTATCAGACCACTTACGTGAAATTGGTTAATTTATCGCGGCACACTTTATTACGTGTCTTGCACAGTGGTTAGGAATCACTGATGTCAATGTTTATTTCTGTAAAGAGAAATTTGTCACTAGTGGTGTTTGTATATTTAAACACAGTTTCACAGGTGAAGTATGTAAATATCATAGTTTATTTTTGTAAGATGTTGCTTCGCCAGCGCTCCAAAGaagcacatttttctttttactcCCAAGTTGTTTGGATGTTTGTTACCTCTTTGTTTCTCAGTCAACTTTGGTTTGTTGCCTCTTGTGACTTTAAAATAaatcatgtgattttttttttctttattattacttattataCAATCTGTCAGAGCTCAGGCTCAAGAGTTTTAATGGGGTTTGTCAACCTGGGGATTGAAAatgtaattatgaaatgacacaaaCCTACAAAAATGCGGCCGAGTTTGTCCTCAAAATCTGTCAGAGGTTGAAAACCGGACAGTTTCAGAATGTTTTTTGTTGAGTACAGGGGTACTCTAACATGAAGAGTCGCAAAGTGCAGTGCCCAAGAAATACCCAGCTTACATGCTGCAGAGCTCCAGACTGTGAGCAAATGGTCACATTTTTCGACTAAAATTAGAGCCAGAATGAGTGTTTTCTTCATCTACTCGCACATGCGCGACCAGCAAtatttcctttttaaaaaatttttaaatttatttttttgctgacaaaCTCCTTCACAGTTAAATCCACTAGTTGGCGATAAAGTAACGAGGTGGTTTGCCAAGGGGaaatacaacagaaaaaaaatgatggaggtGGGTGATGTGTTCAGTGGGTTATAATGgcttaccgcaagcaacacatcacttttgctcattaatattcgtgATGTTAGCAATTGTCGGGaagcgggtcaacctcccgtttgtccctaatattaaatgaatggaaatactgAACGAAGGACATGTTTATTGAGTTAAACCAACCAAttgtgtccgaaaatgatgtccgtggtgccaaattcacaggTAAAGATGTGAAAAAAcatatgttcagttaaagagatggcttgagtgtcgagggctgaaaaagagccgacctcatCCACAGTTagctttttcattgacacgtttttgttgtgtgcattgccttacgccactgacaatgacattctcctgtttccacAATCTATGCTTTATCACCATATACCctgtcttatatattatatcctctggttgtcttatgtgTGTATGCACAAAATTAGCTTGGaccatgtcacacggcggcggggttgtcaattgtcttcgccgatcggcaatccGCCTGTCGGTAAGCAAGTTAGAGCTTGTTgtacccctgctgcgggcagaggGCTTGTTtgtggggaagcagctggataaTGACCTctggacaaaccggctgacgttggaggagcgcgtagctgccacttggtcaacacgaatatggcgtagaataatgctttactaaacGGCAAAAATGTAAACGGTGTGAGAGTCATACGAGCGTAGCGTGCAGTTGTGCCGCTAACatacaggatgtgtctgaggagaactttttcttcatgtctgtccatgatcaaacttaggtaaatagtcctttatttaaagaaagtttgtagtgtttactttgtaatcgctgtattcgcggccatttttaacacaaagttgcagtttctgatggggttgagaatttgacagaacaccgggcacacgaatagGGCAATAAACTTGGTGGACAtttagccacaaaatgcaagccacctccgtattaaaacgtgtgccatgatcccagtatttgaaataatacaaaatacgatgtttactcacttcctcgtaagtccaatggtcccacagtagttgggcttgttttggccaatatccgcggtcagtgggaaccttttgaaacccaaaaaggctcacacgcctctacctggtgcagcaacaattttctgcagaacttttggctggcgtgatgcgaaaaataaatgaattaatccacaaaatcagatgaatttGCAGTCCATCTACATGTTATAAatgctgacctgggtgacgtcaccttcgcattcctcctcaaaacaggaagttattcattttcatggcatgggatttaaaaaattgaagaaataaaacaatcgcttccacacacatccaagcggtccattttattcaggagcataaaatactgcgtgaaatatgaaatcaacctgctttttggtgtcatagacACTTTAAGTCGCTTTACACTTTTATTTTAAAGTCAACATACAATTGTTATTAATCCTTTTTTGTCACAAAAATCTTGTCACTAATCTCCTTCCACATTTGACACCTGATTTTATACCGTTCCAActtcaaaatgttccaaaatttcgTGCAAGGCAGGGTAATGCTTTTACTATTCCAAAAGTTGATGTCTATATTTTTTCACCAAAaagtcccattcattttcaatca from Corythoichthys intestinalis isolate RoL2023-P3 chromosome 8, ASM3026506v1, whole genome shotgun sequence includes:
- the taf5l gene encoding TAF5-like RNA polymerase II p300/CBP-associated factor-associated factor 65 kDa subunit 5L isoform X2 — translated: MVRCGLKSAVDGFYARFHAAFLQDGEQRATVEQLRHVLSAQDVAASPRLTAFLQHKYVVRLTEGAHGYLLRYLQSDDNATICRVLVAHLQLEVSASRRTDYQLYGTAGGSTPSTGALNSTWVGADVCEGSETAASDADPASAPQSEAALEALRDCIKKVREGPPSLTTVCFYAFQHTEQLLNTAEVSPDSRLLAAGFDNSAVKLWSLHARKLKAKPHVTDVSQVRLACDVLEEQMDEEEASGSEIKMLRGHSGPVFRTAFLTDSSGLLSCSEDTSIRYWDLGSFTNTALYQGHAYPVWDVDVSPCSLYFASGSHDRTARLWTFSRTYPLRLYAGHLADVDCVKFHPNSNYLATGSSDKTVRLWSTQQGASVRLFTGHRGPVLALAFSPNGKYLASGGEDQRVKLWDLASGTLFKDLRGHTDSVTGLSFSPDSSLVASSSTDNSVRVWDVRNSHGATPPDGSSAELVGSYTGNTSNVLNVQFMACNLLLVTGTAQDKTEA
- the taf5l gene encoding TAF5-like RNA polymerase II p300/CBP-associated factor-associated factor 65 kDa subunit 5L isoform X1 translates to MKRVRTEQIQYAVAQYLKRRQYVDSTDGSLKGAKLFQTAEEMAANLTVQSESGCANVVSAAPCQSDPQQYESQYARLRCFLSEVDISWAKEVSVILYPLFVYLHLDMVRCGLKSAVDGFYARFHAAFLQDGEQRATVEQLRHVLSAQDVAASPRLTAFLQHKYVVRLTEGAHGYLLRYLQSDDNATICRVLVAHLQLEVSASRRTDYQLYGTAGGSTPSTGALNSTWVGADVCEGSETAASDADPASAPQSEAALEALRDCIKKVREGPPSLTTVCFYAFQHTEQLLNTAEVSPDSRLLAAGFDNSAVKLWSLHARKLKAKPHVTDVSQVRLACDVLEEQMDEEEASGSEIKMLRGHSGPVFRTAFLTDSSGLLSCSEDTSIRYWDLGSFTNTALYQGHAYPVWDVDVSPCSLYFASGSHDRTARLWTFSRTYPLRLYAGHLADVDCVKFHPNSNYLATGSSDKTVRLWSTQQGASVRLFTGHRGPVLALAFSPNGKYLASGGEDQRVKLWDLASGTLFKDLRGHTDSVTGLSFSPDSSLVASSSTDNSVRVWDVRNSHGATPPDGSSAELVGSYTGNTSNVLNVQFMACNLLLVTGTAQDKTEA